One Phalacrocorax aristotelis chromosome 12, bGulAri2.1, whole genome shotgun sequence DNA window includes the following coding sequences:
- the TLX1 gene encoding T-cell leukemia homeobox protein 1: MEHLGAHHLHQGQAEPISFGIDQILNTSEPGSCMVSHPRLQDSADYGLGCIVGSAYNTVTGGYGASGGAAGAYTGTSCSMGGLPGSYNVNMAVSMNGNTLSSAGGVIRVPAHRPVAGGVHQPLSAAVPAVNGMNSLTGLTFPWMESNRRYTKDRFTGHPYQNRTPPKKKKPRTSFTRLQICELEKRFHRQKYLASAERAALAKALKMTDAQVKTWFQNRRTKWRRQTAEEREAERQQANRILMQLQQEAFQKTINQPIQADPICVHNSSLFALQNLQPWSDDSTKITSVTTVASACE, translated from the exons ATGGAGCACCTCGGGGCTCACCACCTGCACCAAGGCCAAGCCGAGCCCATCAGCTTTGGCATCGACCAGATCCTCAACACGTCGGAGCCGGGCAGCTGCATGGTATCGCACCCGCGGCTGCAGGACTCGGCGGACTACGGGCTGGGCTGCATCGTGGGCAGTGCCTACAACACGGTCACGGGTGGCTACGGGGCGAGCGGCGGCGCGGCTGGCGCCTACACCGGCACCTCCTGCAGCATGGGCGGCCTGCCCGGCTCCTACAACGTGAACATGGCGGTGAGCATGAACGGCAACACCTTGAGCTCGGCCGGGGGCGTGATCCGCGTCCCGGCCCATCGCCCGGTGGCTGGCGGCGTGCACCAGCCCCTCTCTGCCGCCGTGCCGGCGGTGAACGGCATGAACAGTCTCACGGGGCTCACCTTCCCCTGGATGGAGAGCAACAGGCGGTACACAAAGGACAGGTTCACAG GTCACCCCTACCAGAACCGCACGCCCCCCAAGAAGAAGAAGCCGCGCACCTCCTTCACCCGCCTGCAGATATGCGAGCTGGAGAAGCGCTTCCACCGGCAGAAGTACCTGGCCTCAGCCGAGCGTGCTGCCCTGGCCAAGGCCCTCAAGATGACAGACGCCCAGGTGAAGACCTGGTTCCAGAACCGACGCACCAAGTggag GAGGCAGACAGCGGAGGAGCGGGAGGCCGAGCGGCAGCAAGCAAACCGCATCCttatgcagctgcagcaggaggcctTCCAAAAAACCATCAACCAGCCCATCCAAGCCGACCCCATCTGTGTCCACAACTCCTCTCTCTTCGCTCTCCAGAACCTCCAGCCTTGGTCTGACGACTCCACCAAGATCACCAGCGTCACCACTGTCGCCTCTGCTTGTGAATAA